The window CCCAATATTTAAAAGCAAAGCACCTGCTATCGAAACCATATCTCCTACTTCTTCTACTTCATCTGCCATTACTGGTGAAGCCCCGATAGCCAGTAAACCATTGGCTGTAAAATTCGCTACAACATAGTTCGTTATACAATGAACAAGTGGTTTTGCGTGATTAATTTTCGTTAGCATAGCCTCTCACCTCTTCCATCTAGTTTTGTTGCATGCATGGCATTTTGTCCTTGTCCATCTGATTCTGTTTGAAATTTCTTCAAAAAATGCATCTCCTTGTCCTCCTTTTAGTGATTCCAAGAGCAAAAAAGCCTCTACTTTAGATAGTAAAGGCCAAAAAAAGGTAGACTACACCCTTGATTGCTCCCTACGTCAGTCTTAACTGTCAGGTTCTAAGGGTCAGGTTTTAACCTTCTCAACACGAATGTGTCCCCCCGCAATTAAAGTAATTTTGCAAAAGAAAAGCTCTCCTCGAAAAAAGGAGAGCATACAAGCACATAGATAATTTGTACGTTGCTCCCTACGCCCGTATTAACGGATCAGGTTCTAAGGGTCAGGTTTAACCTTCTCAACACGAATCGTGTCCCCCTGCAAAACATTTAATTAAATTCTATATTACACGAAATTAATGAAAAATCTATATTTGTTTGAAATATTAGGTGATTTTTACCATTAACAATGAAAAAATATATCGTCCTTAAAACCTCATTTCCATAAAAAAAGACCCCCAAAGCAAATGCTTTGAGAGTCTTGAAACGCCAAAATTAACGTTTTGAGAACTGAGGCGCACGACGAGCACCTTTAAGACCGTATTTTTTACGTTCTTTCATACGTGGGTCACGAGTTAGTAAACCTGCAGATTTAAGTGCTGGACGGAAATCTGGGTCAACTGATAGTAACGCACGAGCGATACCGTGACGGATTGCACCAGCTTGACCTGTGAATCCACCACCGTTTACGTTTACAAATACATCATAGCTACCTTTAGTTTGAGTTGCTTCTAATGGTTGGTTGATGATTAAGTGTAAAGTTTCGAATGGTAAGTACTCTTCGATACTACGGTTGTTGATAACAATTTTACCTTCGCCTGGTACTAAACGTACGCGAGCTACTGAGCTTTTACGGCGACCTGTGCCGATATATTGAACTTGTGCCAAGGGTATATCCTCCTCTTAATAATTATCCGCGAAGCGTATAGCTTTCCGGTTTTTGTGCTGCATGTGGGTGTTCTGCTCCAGTATAAACGTTAAGTTTACCGAACATTTTACGTCCTAAAGAGTTTTTAGGAAGCATCCCTTTAACTGCTAATTCGATCATTTGTGTTGGGTATTTGTCTTTCATTTCGCCAGCTGTACGTTGTTTTAAACCACCAGCGAATTGAGTGTGACGGTAATAAATTTTACCTTCTAATTTGTTACCTGTTAAATG is drawn from Lysinibacillus sp. SGAir0095 and contains these coding sequences:
- the rpsI gene encoding 30S ribosomal protein S9; the protein is MAQVQYIGTGRRKSSVARVRLVPGEGKIVINNRSIEEYLPFETLHLIINQPLEATQTKGSYDVFVNVNGGGFTGQAGAIRHGIARALLSVDPDFRPALKSAGLLTRDPRMKERKKYGLKGARRAPQFSKR
- the rplM gene encoding 50S ribosomal protein L13, whose translation is MRTTFMAKGHEVDRKWLVVDAEGQTLGRLASEVAAILRGKHKPTFTPNVDTGDFVIVINADKIHLTGNKLEGKIYYRHTQFAGGLKQRTAGEMKDKYPTQMIELAVKGMLPKNSLGRKMFGKLNVYTGAEHPHAAQKPESYTLRG